One genomic segment of Oncorhynchus kisutch isolate 150728-3 unplaced genomic scaffold, Okis_V2 scaffold3549, whole genome shotgun sequence includes these proteins:
- the LOC109886598 gene encoding zinc finger and BTB domain-containing protein 5, producing MDFPGHFNQVFQQLNYQRVHSQLCDCVIVVGSRHFKAHRSVLAACSTHFRALFTVAQGDASMNMIQLDSEVVTAEAFAALVDMMYTSTLMLGESNVMDVLLAASHLHLNAVVKACKHYLTTRTMPMSPPADHRATQHRQHTHAEQQRLRQQQQAAAELAANANLAANANQEANANLAANAATSRLQRSFLLQQLGLSLVSSALGGVEEDGLRGGSDGVSISGVVEHKASFPIRRFHKRKPSLSFSLSEDRPRQRPRPSGTHGDEEVGLLSPDSHKTGEEARLDAAITGLVGGVSQDDSQMPSQSDGGRCEGEEQGMVEEGGVGKESLDGGSHHGDGVEVKITEEEEEEEEVREQQGQVVVKCEPLSSPEPADDITIRGSDQLGPGRGGGGEEEKVELSPQSSDRSLSSSDQQLLQPSSQLLLKGGLGSGIGGGFGNHLDGKSGFRISSFLGAKVFGSGGSGVDAGDDDLLNTTTGEAMAATHGFLLSPEHSGTNNSASMLRPGSANHLHLLGGDGLGGFSTDADSLFLRPLHDGLGNSRGFPDPFSLDFQRSSLGLHSLARASRGSSLGFPGYRRIAPKNDNVGGGGGGGETGVVHLQDALSSSSLGEGGPLLLNGSGGYESGPPTSSSSAPHPRPQLTRASADVLSKCKKALSEHNVLVVEGARKYACRICCKTFLTLTDCKKHIRVHTGEKPYACLKCGKRFSQSSHLYKHSKTTCLRWQNSNMADALM from the exons ATGGACTTCCCGGGCCACTTCAACCAG GTCTTCCAGCAGCTGAACTACCAGCGCGTCCACAGccagctgtgtgactgtgtcATTGTGGTGGGCAGCCGCCATTTTAAGGCCCACCGCTCAGTGCTGGCGGCTTGCAGCACTCACTTCAGAGCCCTGTTCACCGTCGCCCAGGGAGACGCCAGCATGAACATGATACAACTGGACAGCGAG GTGGTGACAGCGGAGGCGTTTGCTGCCCTGGTGGACATGATGTACACCTCCACCCTGATGCTAGGAGAGAGCAACGTGATGGACGTGCTGCTAGCTGCCTCTCACCTCCACCTGAACGCCGTAGTCAAGGCCTGTAAGCACTACCTGACCACCCGCACCATGCCCATGTCCCCGCCGGCAGACCACCGGGCCACACAACACCGCCAACACACCCACGCAGAACAGCAGAGActcaggcagcagcagcaggcagcCGCCGAGTTAGCCGCTAACGCTAACCTAGCCGCTAACGCTAACCAAGAGGCTAACGCTAACCTAGCGGCTAACGCTGCTACGTCCAGGCTCCAGCGGTCGTTCCTGCTGCAGCAGCTGGGTCTAAGCCTGGTGAGCTCTGCCCTGGGCGGGGTGGAGGAGGATGGGCTAAGGGGTGGTAGCGATGGTGTTAGcattagtggtgtagtggagCACAAAGCTTCCTTCCCCATTCGACGCTTCCACAAGAGAAAGCCCTCCCTGAGCTTTAGCCTATCTGAGGACAGGCCCAGGCAGAGGCCACGCCCCTCCGGAACCCACGGGGATGAGGAAGTGGGACTACTCTCCCCCGACTCCCACAAGACGGGGGAGGAGGCCAGACTGGACGCGGCGATCACCGGCCTAGTAGGGGGCGTGTCCCAGGATGACTCCCAGATGCCCAGCCAATCGGACGGCGGACGCTGCGAAGGGGAGGAGCAAGggatggtggaggaggggggtgtgGGGAAGGAGTCCCTGGATGGAGGGAGTCACCATGGTGATGGGGTGGAGGTGAAGATaacggaggaagaggaggaggaggaggaagtacgGGAGCAACAGGGACAG gtggtgGTCAAGTGTGAGCCTCTGAGCTCCCCAGAGCCAGCTGATGACATCACCATCCGGGGTAGCGACCAGCTGGGacctggaagaggaggaggaggggaggaggagaaggtagaACTGAGCCCACAGAGCAGCGAccgtagtctctcctcctctgaccAACAGCTTCTTCAACCCAGTTCCCAGCTCCTGCTCAAAGGCGGTCTCGGTAGTGGGATTGGCGGTGGTTTTGGTAACCATCTTGATGGGAAGTCTGGTTTTAGAATTTCTAGCTTCCTCGGCGCCAAGGTCTTCGGAAGCGGGGGGTCGGGGGTCGATGCCGGGGACGACGACCTCCTCAACACGACGACCGGCGAGGCGATGGCAGCGACACATGGCTTCCTGCTGAGCCCGGAACACTCTGGAACCAATAACTCCGCCTCGATGCTCCGTCCCGGGTCGGCCAACCACCTGCACCTGCTGGGTGGCGACGGTCTCGGGGGATTCTCTACAGACGCCGATTCGCTCTTCCTGCGTCCCCTGCATGACGGACTGGGAAACTCCAGAGGGTTCCCAGATCCATTTTCTCTGGACTTCCAGCGCTCCAGCCTGGGTCTGCACTCCCTGGCCCGCGCCTCTCGGGGGAGCTCCCTGGGCTTCCCTGGATACCGCCGCATCGCACCTAAAAACGACAACgtgggcggaggaggaggaggaggagaaacaggggtCGTTCATCTCCAAGACGCCCTGTCTTCCTCCAGTCTTGGGGAAGGGGGACCCCTGCTTCTGAACGGTTCGGGAGGTTACGAGTCAGGCCCACCCACCTCGTCCTCGTCCGCCCCACACCCTCGCCCCCAGCTGACCCGTGCCTCTGCCGACGTCCTCTCCAAGTGTAAGAAGGCCCTGTCCGAACACAACGTCCTGGTGGTGGAAGGAGCCAGGAAGTACGCCTGCCGAATCTGCTGTAAGACTTTCCTCACTCTGACCGACTGTAAGAAACACATCAGAGTCCACACTGGGGAGAAACCGTACGCCTGCCTCAAGTGCGGCAAACGTTTCAGCCAGTCGTCTCACCTGTACAAACACTCCAAGACCACGTGTTTACGTTGGCAGAACAGCAACATGGCCGACGCACTGATGTAG